A genomic segment from Stenotrophomonas maltophilia encodes:
- a CDS encoding fused DSP-PTPase phosphatase/NAD kinase-like protein has protein sequence MLLRLTCLLLLSLCLPLTALAEDTPLNEVRPGLYAGGQPSAAQLQALAAQGVRTVIDLRQPDEDRGFDETHLAESLGLRYVRIPVAGAEGLDAANVRAVHQALQQSQGPVLLHCASGNRAGAVLGLINARYEHASPEQALQLGQRAGLKSLEAATRQRLATPVTSP, from the coding sequence ATGCTGCTGCGCCTGACCTGCCTGCTGTTGTTGTCGCTCTGCCTGCCACTGACGGCCCTGGCCGAAGACACGCCCCTCAACGAAGTCCGCCCCGGCCTGTATGCCGGCGGCCAGCCCAGCGCCGCACAGCTGCAGGCCCTGGCCGCGCAGGGCGTGCGCACCGTGATCGACCTGCGCCAGCCCGACGAGGACCGTGGTTTCGACGAAACCCACCTCGCCGAATCGCTGGGCCTGCGCTACGTGCGCATTCCAGTCGCCGGCGCCGAGGGGCTCGATGCCGCCAACGTACGCGCCGTGCACCAGGCACTGCAGCAGAGCCAGGGGCCGGTGCTGCTGCACTGCGCGTCCGGCAACCGCGCTGGCGCCGTGCTCGGCCTGATCAACGCACGCTACGAACACGCCAGCCCCGAACAGGCACTGCAGCTCGGCCAGCGCGCCGGCCTGAAGTCGCTGGAGGCCGCTACCCGCCAGCGCCTGGCCACGCCGGTCACTTCGCCCTGA
- the dnaG gene encoding DNA primase, which yields MARIPDAFIDDLLARTDIVEVVGSRVPLKRQGKEYAARCPFHDERSASFTVSPTKQFYHCFGCGAHGTAISFLMNYDRLEFLDAVDELAKRAGMEVPRNENPRSPQQQDDSRELYSALDAATKFFQKNLEGSDKARSYLDGRGVDEDNRARFQIGYAPDGYSGLRDALGKDERRMKLLDRAGLFSKNDRGHVYDKFRDRVMFPIFDRRGRVIAFGGRVFEKDDGPKYLNSPETALFHKGRELYGLWQVRQANQKIERLIVVEGYMDVVSLFQFGVTQAVATLGTATTPDHAELLFRNAPDVFFCFDGDAAGRRAGWKALESVLPRMKDGRQAFFLFLPDGEDPDTIVRKEGAEAFNERLKQATPLSQFFFDELTREINLGTLDGKARLAERAKPMLAQIPDGAFGDLMKQQLAQLTGLGGNAPSARAPMPQRQSARTIQPVAKRSLVRGAIAVLLQQPSLALTLGGKHHFQGLRLPGVELLLELLDLVEQRPDISTGALLEHFDGREEQASLHTLAAQTIPGDDAMWTQELHDAVAQLEKQLLVQRLEELLAKQRQQGLDDTDKYELRELFKARANLRL from the coding sequence ATGGCCCGTATCCCCGACGCTTTCATCGACGACCTGCTGGCCCGCACCGACATCGTCGAGGTGGTGGGCAGCCGCGTGCCGTTGAAGCGCCAGGGCAAGGAGTACGCCGCCCGCTGCCCGTTCCATGACGAGCGTTCGGCATCATTCACGGTCTCGCCCACCAAGCAGTTCTATCACTGCTTCGGCTGTGGCGCGCACGGCACCGCGATCAGCTTCCTGATGAACTACGATCGCCTCGAGTTCCTCGACGCGGTGGATGAACTGGCCAAGCGCGCCGGCATGGAAGTGCCGCGCAACGAGAACCCGCGCAGCCCGCAGCAGCAGGACGACAGCCGCGAGCTGTATTCAGCGCTGGATGCGGCCACGAAGTTCTTCCAGAAGAACCTGGAAGGCAGTGACAAGGCACGCAGCTATCTTGATGGCCGCGGTGTCGACGAGGACAACCGCGCCCGTTTCCAGATCGGCTATGCACCGGATGGCTACAGCGGCCTGCGCGATGCGCTGGGCAAGGACGAGCGGCGGATGAAGCTGCTCGACCGCGCCGGCCTGTTCTCCAAGAACGATCGCGGGCACGTCTACGACAAGTTCCGCGACCGGGTGATGTTCCCGATCTTCGACCGCCGTGGCCGGGTGATCGCCTTCGGCGGCCGCGTGTTCGAGAAGGACGACGGCCCCAAGTACCTCAACTCGCCCGAGACCGCGCTTTTCCACAAGGGCCGTGAACTGTACGGCCTGTGGCAGGTGCGCCAGGCCAACCAGAAGATCGAGCGGCTGATCGTGGTCGAGGGCTACATGGACGTGGTCTCGCTGTTCCAGTTCGGTGTCACCCAGGCGGTGGCAACGCTGGGTACCGCGACCACGCCGGACCATGCCGAGCTGCTGTTCCGCAACGCGCCGGACGTGTTCTTCTGCTTCGACGGCGACGCCGCCGGCCGCCGCGCCGGCTGGAAGGCGCTGGAGTCGGTGCTGCCGCGCATGAAGGATGGCCGCCAGGCCTTCTTCCTGTTCCTGCCCGATGGCGAAGACCCGGACACCATCGTGCGCAAGGAAGGCGCCGAAGCGTTCAACGAGCGCCTGAAGCAGGCCACGCCGCTGTCGCAGTTCTTCTTCGACGAGCTCACCCGTGAGATCAACCTGGGCACGCTGGACGGCAAGGCACGCCTGGCCGAGCGGGCCAAGCCGATGCTGGCGCAGATTCCCGACGGCGCCTTCGGCGACCTGATGAAGCAGCAGCTGGCGCAGCTGACCGGGCTCGGCGGCAACGCCCCGTCTGCGCGCGCGCCGATGCCTCAACGCCAGTCGGCACGCACTATTCAGCCGGTGGCCAAGCGCAGCCTGGTGCGCGGCGCGATCGCCGTGCTGCTGCAGCAGCCGTCACTGGCGCTGACGCTGGGCGGCAAGCACCACTTCCAGGGCCTGCGCCTGCCGGGCGTGGAGCTGCTGCTGGAGCTGCTGGACTTGGTCGAGCAGCGCCCGGACATCAGTACCGGCGCCCTGCTGGAGCACTTCGACGGGCGCGAGGAACAGGCGTCACTGCACACCCTGGCCGCGCAGACGATACCTGGCGACGACGCGATGTGGACCCAGGAGCTGCACGATGCCGTGGCCCAGCTGGAGAAACAGCTGCTGGTGCAACGTCTGGAGGAGTTGTTGGCAAAGCAGCGCCAGCAGGGTCTGGACGATACTGACAAGTACGAACTGCGCGAGCTGTTCAAGGCCCGCGCCAATCTTCGCCTCTAG
- a CDS encoding YihY/virulence factor BrkB family protein — translation MVEQSHSPDDTRPHGFPARLRHYADRLQDSFPMAVAKRFVEIDVLTQAASVSFYALLSMAPLLVLLLWLTASLYPPAQQTLISQIGSVAGSSVASVADTVLHNANSQPSVGSLAGLWSTLLLFVGATAVFAQLQNALNRIFHTSGQRLEGVKAWLRKRVFSFGVVLALGFLLILSMTATTALQVVFAQLPSVLPAIGYLTSLLLYTMAFAFLYHYLPDRRVAWRQAFIGGAITSVLFTLGRYGIGVYIATVAPGSAYGSMGALVISLVWIYYATAVFFVGALMTAVIDERLYARAQLARAGVDAEQAGPGAASE, via the coding sequence ATGGTCGAGCAATCGCACTCCCCCGACGACACGCGCCCCCACGGTTTTCCTGCCCGGCTTCGCCACTACGCTGACCGACTGCAGGACAGCTTCCCGATGGCCGTCGCCAAGCGCTTCGTCGAAATCGACGTGCTGACCCAGGCCGCCTCGGTCTCCTTCTACGCCCTGCTGTCGATGGCACCGCTGCTGGTGCTGCTGCTGTGGCTGACCGCCTCGCTGTACCCGCCGGCACAGCAGACGCTGATCAGCCAGATCGGCTCGGTAGCCGGCAGCAGCGTGGCCAGCGTCGCCGACACCGTGCTGCACAACGCCAACAGCCAGCCCAGCGTCGGTTCGCTGGCCGGACTGTGGAGCACCCTGCTGCTGTTCGTCGGCGCCACGGCGGTATTTGCCCAGCTGCAGAACGCACTGAACCGGATCTTCCACACCAGCGGCCAGCGCCTGGAAGGCGTCAAGGCCTGGCTGCGCAAGCGCGTGTTCTCGTTCGGCGTGGTGCTGGCGCTGGGCTTCCTGCTGATCCTGTCGATGACCGCCACCACCGCGCTGCAGGTGGTGTTCGCGCAGCTGCCCTCGGTACTGCCGGCGATCGGCTACCTGACCTCGCTGCTGCTGTACACGATGGCCTTCGCCTTCCTCTACCACTACCTGCCGGACCGCCGCGTGGCCTGGCGCCAGGCCTTCATCGGCGGCGCCATCACCTCGGTGCTGTTCACCCTGGGCCGCTATGGCATCGGCGTCTACATCGCTACCGTGGCCCCGGGCAGTGCGTATGGTTCGATGGGCGCGCTGGTGATTTCGCTGGTCTGGATCTACTACGCTACCGCCGTGTTCTTTGTCGGCGCGCTGATGACTGCGGTGATCGACGAGCGCCTGTATGCACGGGCGCAGCTGGCCAGGGCCGGCGTCGACGCCGAACAGGCCGGCCCCGGCGCCGCCAGCGAGTAA
- a CDS encoding GatB/YqeY domain-containing protein, which produces MSMKQQLTEDMKAAMKAGEKHKLGVIRLINAAIKQREVDERIELDDTAVIAVLDKMVKQRKDSVSQFEAANREDLAEIERAEIVVIEAYLPAKMGEAEIVAAIQAAIAETGASGPADMGKLMGALKPKLAGQADMGLVSKLVKQQLA; this is translated from the coding sequence ATGAGCATGAAGCAGCAGCTCACCGAAGACATGAAGGCCGCCATGAAGGCGGGCGAGAAGCACAAGCTGGGCGTGATCCGCCTGATCAACGCCGCCATCAAGCAGCGCGAAGTGGACGAGCGCATCGAGCTGGATGACACCGCCGTGATCGCCGTGCTCGACAAGATGGTCAAGCAGCGCAAGGACTCGGTCAGCCAGTTCGAAGCCGCCAACCGCGAAGACCTGGCCGAGATCGAGCGCGCCGAGATCGTGGTCATCGAAGCCTACCTGCCGGCCAAGATGGGCGAAGCCGAGATCGTGGCCGCCATCCAGGCCGCCATCGCCGAGACCGGTGCCTCCGGCCCGGCCGACATGGGCAAGCTGATGGGCGCACTGAAGCCCAAGCTCGCCGGCCAGGCCGACATGGGCCTGGTCTCCAAGCTGGTCAAGCAGCAGCTGGCCTAA
- the rpsU gene encoding 30S ribosomal protein S21, whose product MPSVKVRENEPFEFALRRFKRTCEKAGVLAETRKREFYEKPTQERKRKAAAAVKRQLRRSSRDVTKRQRLY is encoded by the coding sequence ATGCCCAGCGTCAAAGTCCGCGAGAACGAGCCCTTCGAGTTTGCTCTTCGCCGCTTCAAGCGCACTTGCGAAAAGGCCGGTGTGCTGGCCGAAACCCGCAAGCGCGAGTTCTACGAAAAGCCGACCCAGGAGCGCAAGCGCAAGGCCGCCGCTGCTGTGAAGCGTCAGCTGCGCCGCTCGTCGCGCGACGTCACCAAGCGTCAGCGCCTGTACTGA
- the tsaD gene encoding tRNA (adenosine(37)-N6)-threonylcarbamoyltransferase complex transferase subunit TsaD translates to MRVLGIESSCDETGVAVYDTDLAGSAALRAHAVYSQIALHAEYGGVVPELASRDHVRKLLPLVRQTLAEAGLGVGDIDGVAYTAGPGLVGALLVGAGVARSLAWALEVPAVGVHHMEGHLLAPLMEDDPPEAPFVALLVSGGHTQLVAVDAIGQYRLLGETLDDAAGEAFDKTAKLMGLPYPGGPQLAKLAEQGRPGAYRFARPMTDRPGLDFSFSGLKTQVLMAWRDSDQSEQTRADIARGFEDAVVETLSIKCERALEAAGTNVIVVAGGVGANTRLRARLKQMAERLGGRACFPRPALCTDNGAMIAFAGALRLQAGQHSPPKVDVTPRWDMATLPAV, encoded by the coding sequence ATGCGAGTCCTTGGCATCGAATCTTCCTGTGATGAGACCGGCGTGGCGGTGTATGACACCGACCTGGCCGGCAGCGCGGCCCTGCGCGCCCATGCGGTCTACAGCCAGATCGCCCTGCACGCCGAATACGGTGGTGTGGTGCCCGAGCTGGCCAGCCGCGACCACGTCCGCAAGCTGCTGCCACTGGTACGCCAGACCCTGGCCGAAGCGGGCCTGGGCGTAGGCGATATCGACGGCGTGGCCTACACCGCAGGTCCCGGTCTGGTCGGCGCGCTGCTGGTCGGCGCGGGTGTGGCCCGCTCGCTGGCCTGGGCGCTGGAGGTCCCGGCGGTGGGCGTACACCACATGGAGGGCCACCTGCTGGCCCCGCTGATGGAGGACGACCCGCCGGAAGCGCCGTTCGTGGCGCTGCTGGTATCGGGTGGCCATACCCAGCTGGTGGCGGTGGACGCCATTGGCCAGTACCGCCTGCTGGGCGAGACCCTGGACGACGCGGCCGGCGAGGCCTTCGACAAGACGGCCAAGCTGATGGGCCTGCCGTACCCGGGGGGGCCGCAGCTGGCCAAGTTGGCTGAGCAGGGCAGGCCGGGCGCGTACCGCTTCGCGCGGCCGATGACCGACCGCCCGGGGCTGGATTTCAGCTTCTCCGGCCTGAAGACCCAGGTCCTGATGGCCTGGCGCGACAGCGACCAGAGCGAACAGACCCGCGCCGACATCGCCCGCGGCTTTGAAGACGCGGTGGTCGAGACCCTGTCGATCAAGTGCGAGCGCGCGCTGGAAGCGGCCGGAACCAATGTGATCGTGGTGGCCGGTGGCGTCGGTGCCAACACGCGCCTGCGTGCGCGCCTGAAGCAGATGGCCGAGCGTCTCGGCGGCCGTGCCTGCTTCCCGCGGCCGGCACTGTGCACCGACAACGGCGCGATGATCGCCTTCGCCGGTGCGCTGCGCCTGCAGGCCGGCCAGCACAGCCCGCCGAAGGTGGATGTGACCCCGCGCTGGGACATGGCGACCCTGCCGGCGGTGTGA
- the folB gene encoding dihydroneopterin aldolase — MDKVFIEGLTIDALIGIYDWERRIRQDLVFDLEMGFDNRRPAATDDIAHTLNYKAVSKRLEQFVRESEFGLVETLAERCAQIVLDEFDVKWLRLKLSKPGAVRGARAVGVIIERTRD, encoded by the coding sequence ATGGACAAGGTTTTCATCGAGGGGCTGACGATCGACGCCCTGATCGGTATCTACGATTGGGAACGAAGGATCCGCCAGGACCTGGTGTTCGACCTGGAAATGGGTTTCGACAACCGTCGCCCCGCAGCCACCGATGACATCGCCCACACCCTGAACTACAAGGCGGTGAGCAAGCGCCTGGAGCAGTTCGTACGCGAGTCGGAGTTCGGCCTGGTCGAGACCCTGGCCGAACGCTGCGCGCAGATCGTGCTGGACGAATTCGACGTGAAGTGGCTGCGCCTGAAGCTGAGCAAGCCGGGCGCGGTGCGCGGCGCGCGCGCGGTGGGCGTGATCATCGAACGCACGCGGGACTGA
- a CDS encoding mechanosensitive ion channel family protein, producing the protein MVDAVVAVQWLERLQNTLEPYPGAYLALMISALLIAAGLANWVTKRILVRGLRRLLQRLPGAESGRGSHVMRVISRLSNVVPSQVIASGVTLIPDLPEGLVKVIIKLCIVWAVLTVSMAFSHALDAANSLYERKPDARNKPIKGYLQVVKIVVFVAAGLSIVATLLGVALGPLVTGLGAATAVLMLIFQDTILSLVASVQISGDGRVRIGDWIEMPSQNADGDVIDIALHTITVQNFDKTITTIPTKKLVTESFKNWRGMQEAGGRRIKRALYLDQHSVGFLDEGDLAFLGEFALLRDYLQSKEQELGQWNGRLREQGVAEVNSRRVTNLGTFRAYVERYLRSHPGIHTDMTLLVRQLQPTTEGLPLELYCFTRSTAWGEYEAVQSDIFDHLLAILPAFGLRVFQASSDAMLMAGQRQLAGSE; encoded by the coding sequence ATGGTGGATGCGGTGGTGGCGGTACAGTGGCTGGAACGGCTGCAGAACACACTGGAACCCTATCCCGGCGCCTACCTGGCGTTGATGATCTCGGCGCTGTTGATCGCAGCCGGCCTGGCCAACTGGGTGACCAAGCGCATCCTGGTGCGTGGCCTGCGGCGCCTGCTGCAGCGCCTGCCGGGCGCCGAGTCCGGGCGCGGCAGCCACGTGATGCGGGTCATTTCGCGTCTGTCCAACGTGGTGCCCAGCCAGGTGATCGCCTCGGGCGTCACCCTCATCCCCGATCTGCCCGAAGGCCTGGTCAAGGTCATCATCAAGCTGTGCATCGTGTGGGCCGTGCTGACGGTGTCGATGGCGTTCTCGCATGCGCTGGACGCGGCCAACAGCCTGTACGAGCGCAAGCCCGATGCGCGCAACAAGCCGATCAAGGGCTACCTGCAGGTGGTCAAGATCGTGGTGTTCGTGGCCGCCGGCCTGTCGATCGTCGCCACCCTGTTGGGCGTAGCGCTGGGCCCGCTGGTGACCGGCCTCGGTGCTGCCACGGCAGTGCTGATGCTGATCTTCCAGGACACCATCCTGTCGCTGGTGGCCAGCGTGCAGATCAGTGGCGATGGCCGCGTGCGCATCGGCGACTGGATCGAGATGCCCAGCCAGAACGCCGACGGCGATGTGATCGACATCGCGCTGCACACCATCACCGTGCAGAACTTCGACAAGACCATCACCACCATCCCGACCAAGAAACTGGTGACCGAGTCGTTCAAGAACTGGCGCGGCATGCAGGAGGCTGGTGGCCGCCGGATCAAGCGCGCGCTGTACCTGGACCAGCACAGCGTCGGTTTCCTGGACGAGGGCGACCTGGCCTTCCTCGGCGAATTCGCGCTGCTGCGTGACTACCTGCAGTCCAAGGAGCAGGAACTGGGGCAGTGGAACGGGCGCCTGCGCGAGCAGGGCGTGGCCGAGGTCAACAGCCGCCGGGTGACCAACCTGGGCACCTTCCGTGCGTATGTGGAGCGTTACCTGCGCAGCCACCCGGGCATCCATACCGACATGACTCTGCTGGTACGGCAGCTGCAGCCGACCACCGAAGGCCTGCCGCTGGAGCTCTACTGCTTCACCCGCAGTACCGCCTGGGGTGAGTACGAGGCGGTGCAGTCGGACATCTTCGACCACCTGCTGGCGATCCTGCCGGCCTTCGGCCTGCGGGTGTTCCAGGCCTCCAGCGACGCCATGTTGATGGCCGGGCAGCGCCAGTTGGCCGGCTCGGAGTAA
- a CDS encoding glycoside hydrolase family 3 N-terminal domain-containing protein, with protein sequence MASDRIESLIAQMTVEEKVGQLGVFADMVRPFAPDVNPEANVRNADQVLQQVREGKVGSLFNGVGAELGRRIQQVATEESRLGIPVILAADVIHGMRTVFPIPLGEAASFEPDLAERTARATAIEATAAGLHWTYAPAVDIARDQRWGRGAEGAGEDVVLGCAFAAARVRGFQGSDLRAADSLLATPKHFAAYGAVMAGMEYNMVDISPQTLRDVHLPPFKAAFDAGAITVMSSFNDINGVPASANAELLTDILRGEWKFPGVVISDYTADMELVAHGYAADDRDATAKAFTAGLDLSMQSGFYAEHLPGLVESGDVPMAVLDEGVRRILWLKETIGLFDDPYRSLDPAREADTSHIAAHDALSRDAARRSIVLLNNRDNVLPLQKTGQKIALIGPFVQDRENIEGCWTLFGDKQRYVDLETGVRAAIGDEALLEIVPGCDLEAAIPGGTEAAVAAALRADVVVLALGEPQRYSGEAQSRVEITLPPAQQALAEAVAMTGKPLVVLLRNGRALALQGAVRNAQAVAVTWYLGTQTGHAVADVLFGDYSPSGRLPVSFPQVSGQQPYFYNHPRTGRPELPTMSEFKARWREIPNEPLYPFGHGIGYTTFAYGVPQLSSAQLGWDDTLTITTTLTNSGDAAGEEVAQLYIHDRVASRVRPVRELKDFRKVALQPGESAEVVFTLSREQLAFTGRDGVLRAEPGHFDLWVCASSAAGDAVQFELLKA encoded by the coding sequence GTGGCCTCCGATCGCATCGAATCCCTCATTGCCCAGATGACCGTCGAGGAAAAGGTCGGCCAGCTGGGTGTCTTCGCGGACATGGTCCGCCCGTTCGCCCCGGACGTGAACCCGGAAGCCAACGTGCGCAATGCCGACCAGGTGCTGCAGCAGGTGCGCGAGGGCAAGGTCGGCTCGCTGTTCAATGGTGTGGGCGCCGAACTGGGCCGTCGCATCCAGCAGGTCGCCACCGAGGAGAGCCGTCTGGGCATCCCGGTGATCCTGGCTGCCGACGTCATCCACGGCATGCGCACCGTGTTCCCGATCCCGCTGGGCGAGGCCGCCAGCTTCGAGCCGGACCTGGCTGAGCGCACCGCGCGCGCCACCGCCATCGAAGCTACGGCTGCGGGTCTGCACTGGACTTATGCGCCGGCCGTGGACATCGCCCGCGACCAGCGCTGGGGCCGTGGCGCTGAAGGTGCCGGTGAGGACGTGGTGCTGGGCTGTGCGTTTGCCGCCGCCCGCGTGCGCGGCTTCCAGGGCAGCGACCTGCGCGCCGCCGATTCGCTGCTGGCCACGCCCAAGCACTTCGCCGCCTATGGCGCGGTGATGGCCGGCATGGAATACAACATGGTGGACATCTCGCCGCAGACCCTGCGCGACGTGCACCTGCCGCCGTTCAAGGCCGCCTTCGATGCGGGCGCGATCACCGTGATGTCCTCGTTCAACGACATCAACGGCGTGCCGGCCAGTGCCAATGCCGAGCTGCTGACCGACATCCTGCGCGGCGAATGGAAGTTCCCGGGCGTGGTGATCTCCGACTACACCGCCGACATGGAACTGGTCGCGCACGGCTATGCCGCCGATGACCGCGATGCCACTGCCAAGGCGTTCACCGCCGGCCTGGACCTGAGCATGCAGAGCGGCTTCTACGCCGAGCACCTGCCGGGCCTGGTCGAGAGCGGCGACGTGCCGATGGCGGTGCTGGATGAAGGCGTGCGCCGCATCCTGTGGCTGAAGGAAACCATCGGCCTGTTCGACGACCCGTACCGTTCGCTGGACCCGGCGCGCGAAGCGGATACCTCGCACATTGCCGCACATGACGCACTGTCGCGCGATGCCGCGCGCCGTTCGATCGTGCTGCTGAACAACCGTGACAACGTGCTGCCGCTGCAGAAGACCGGGCAGAAGATCGCGCTGATTGGCCCCTTCGTGCAGGACCGCGAGAACATCGAAGGCTGCTGGACGCTGTTCGGCGACAAGCAGCGCTATGTGGACCTGGAAACCGGCGTGCGTGCCGCCATCGGCGACGAGGCGCTGCTGGAGATCGTGCCGGGTTGCGATCTGGAAGCCGCGATTCCGGGCGGCACCGAAGCGGCCGTGGCGGCCGCGCTGCGCGCCGACGTGGTGGTGCTGGCGCTGGGCGAACCGCAGCGCTACAGCGGTGAAGCGCAGTCGCGCGTGGAGATCACCCTGCCGCCGGCACAGCAGGCGCTGGCCGAGGCCGTGGCGATGACCGGCAAGCCGCTGGTGGTGCTGCTGCGCAATGGTCGCGCGCTTGCCCTGCAGGGCGCGGTGCGCAATGCACAGGCCGTGGCGGTGACCTGGTACCTGGGCACGCAGACCGGCCATGCCGTGGCTGATGTGCTGTTCGGTGACTACAGCCCGTCCGGCCGCCTGCCGGTCAGCTTCCCGCAGGTGTCCGGCCAGCAGCCGTACTTCTACAACCACCCGCGCACCGGTCGCCCCGAACTGCCGACGATGTCGGAGTTCAAGGCCCGCTGGCGCGAGATTCCGAACGAGCCGCTGTATCCGTTCGGGCACGGCATCGGCTACACCACCTTTGCCTACGGCGTGCCGCAGCTGAGTTCTGCGCAGCTGGGCTGGGACGACACCCTGACCATCACCACCACGCTGACCAACAGCGGTGATGCGGCCGGCGAGGAAGTGGCGCAGCTGTACATCCATGACCGCGTGGCCAGCCGCGTGCGTCCGGTGCGTGAGCTGAAGGACTTCCGCAAGGTGGCGCTGCAGCCGGGCGAGTCGGCCGAAGTGGTGTTCACCCTCAGCCGCGAACAGCTGGCCTTCACCGGCCGCGACGGCGTGCTGCGTGCCGAGCCGGGCCACTTCGACCTGTGGGTCTGCGCCTCATCGGCGGCAGGTGACGCCGTGCAGTTCGAGCTGCTGAAGGCCTGA
- a CDS encoding PQQ-dependent sugar dehydrogenase, which translates to MTRTPLLLALGLVPILATSACNAADPAAGGAQTAAPASAATDQRPFNSTEVSRFDQPWAMTFLPDGSLLVTEKRGTLQHLDLASGQKHEITGVPKVAYGGQGGFGDIILHPDFARNHVVYVSYAEEGTLDTRGAAVARATLALDASGAGQLKDLKVIWRQSPKVSGEGHYGHRLAFGPDGKLWISSSERQKFDPAQDMGSNLGKIVRLNDDGSLPADNPFASQGGVAAQVWSLGHRNILGMAFDANGKLWAHEMGPAGGDELNLIVRGANYGYPIVSNGDHYDGRPIPDHDTRPEFAAPKVTWTPVISPAGFVIYSGSLFPQWKGSGFIGGLSSTSLVRVAFDGDSAREAERFNMGERIREVEQGPDGALWLLEDGSKARLLKLTPKT; encoded by the coding sequence ATGACCCGCACGCCCCTGCTGCTCGCCCTCGGCCTCGTGCCGATCCTCGCCACCTCCGCTTGCAACGCCGCCGATCCGGCCGCCGGCGGCGCCCAGACCGCCGCACCGGCTTCTGCGGCCACCGACCAGCGCCCGTTCAATTCCACCGAAGTCAGCCGCTTCGACCAGCCCTGGGCGATGACCTTCCTGCCCGACGGCAGCCTGCTGGTCACCGAAAAGCGCGGCACGCTGCAGCACCTGGACCTGGCCAGCGGCCAGAAGCACGAGATCACCGGCGTTCCCAAGGTCGCCTATGGTGGCCAGGGCGGTTTCGGCGACATCATCCTGCACCCGGATTTCGCCCGGAATCATGTCGTTTACGTCAGCTATGCCGAGGAAGGCACGCTGGACACCCGCGGTGCCGCCGTGGCCCGCGCCACGCTGGCGCTGGACGCCTCGGGTGCCGGCCAGCTGAAGGACCTGAAGGTGATCTGGCGGCAAAGCCCGAAGGTCAGCGGTGAGGGCCACTACGGCCACCGCCTCGCCTTCGGCCCGGACGGCAAGCTGTGGATCAGCTCCAGCGAGCGGCAGAAGTTCGATCCGGCCCAGGACATGGGCAGCAACCTCGGCAAGATCGTCCGCCTCAACGACGATGGCAGCCTCCCCGCCGACAACCCGTTCGCCTCGCAGGGCGGGGTCGCCGCGCAGGTGTGGTCGCTGGGCCACCGCAACATCCTGGGCATGGCCTTCGATGCCAACGGCAAGCTGTGGGCGCACGAGATGGGCCCGGCCGGCGGCGACGAACTGAACCTGATCGTGCGCGGCGCCAACTACGGGTACCCGATCGTTTCCAACGGTGACCACTACGACGGCCGACCGATTCCCGATCACGATACCCGGCCGGAATTCGCCGCCCCGAAGGTGACCTGGACGCCGGTGATCTCGCCGGCCGGCTTCGTGATCTACAGCGGCAGCCTGTTCCCGCAGTGGAAGGGCAGCGGCTTCATCGGTGGCCTGTCCTCCACCTCGCTGGTGCGCGTGGCCTTCGACGGCGACAGCGCGCGCGAAGCCGAGCGCTTCAACATGGGCGAGCGCATCCGCGAAGTGGAACAGGGCCCGGATGGCGCGCTGTGGCTGCTGGAAGATGGCAGCAAGGCACGCCTGTTGAAGCTCACGCCGAAGACCTGA
- the yiaA gene encoding inner membrane protein YiaA, with the protein MNTAMPHKPSTAFIAASWVALLLGAAAYLIGLFNATMALNEKGYYLTLLLFGLFAAVSLQKSVRDRVEDIPVSGLYYALCWFALLSALMLLLVGLWNATLAPSEKGFYGMAYALSLFGAVAVQKNTRDLIAAGGGESKRSAIVPPLPEQD; encoded by the coding sequence ATGAACACTGCCATGCCCCACAAGCCCTCCACCGCCTTCATCGCCGCCTCGTGGGTGGCCCTGCTGCTGGGCGCGGCGGCGTACCTGATCGGCCTGTTCAACGCCACGATGGCGCTCAACGAGAAGGGCTACTACCTGACCCTGTTGCTGTTCGGCCTGTTTGCAGCGGTGTCGCTGCAGAAGAGCGTGCGCGACCGCGTTGAAGACATTCCGGTGAGCGGCCTGTACTACGCGCTGTGCTGGTTCGCGCTGCTGTCGGCATTGATGCTGCTGCTGGTCGGGCTGTGGAATGCCACGCTGGCACCCAGCGAGAAGGGTTTCTATGGCATGGCGTATGCGCTGTCGCTGTTCGGCGCGGTGGCGGTGCAGAAGAACACCCGTGACCTGATCGCCGCCGGTGGTGGCGAGAGCAAGCGCAGCGCGATCGTGCCGCCGCTGCCGGAACAGGATTGA